Proteins found in one Streptococcus criceti HS-6 genomic segment:
- a CDS encoding manganese-dependent inorganic pyrophosphatase codes for MSQFLVFGHQNPDTDAIASSYGWAYLERTAFGRDAEAVALGTPNEETVFVLDYFGVEALRVVESAKAEGVDKVILTDHNEFQQSISDIREVEIAAVIDHHRVANFETANPLYMRVEPVGSASSIVYRAFKENNVEVPKEVAGLLLSGLISDTLLLKSPTTHETDPQVAKELAEIAGVNLEEYGLAMLKAGTNLSSKSAEELIDIDAKSFELNGNNVRVAQVNTVDIDEVLDRQAEIEEAIRASQEANGYSDFVLMITDILNSNSEILALGANRDKVEAAFNFKLENNHAFLEGAVSRKKQVVPQLTESFNG; via the coding sequence ATGTCACAATTTTTAGTTTTTGGTCACCAAAATCCTGATACCGATGCTATTGCATCGTCCTACGGCTGGGCTTATTTGGAGCGTACAGCTTTTGGACGTGATGCTGAGGCTGTCGCCCTTGGGACGCCAAATGAAGAAACCGTTTTCGTTCTGGACTATTTTGGTGTTGAAGCACTGCGTGTCGTTGAATCTGCTAAGGCAGAAGGGGTCGATAAAGTTATTTTAACGGACCACAATGAATTTCAGCAATCTATTTCAGATATTCGCGAAGTAGAAATCGCAGCTGTTATTGACCACCACCGTGTGGCCAACTTTGAAACGGCTAACCCGCTTTACATGCGTGTGGAACCAGTTGGATCAGCTTCTTCAATTGTTTATCGTGCTTTTAAGGAAAACAATGTTGAAGTGCCAAAAGAAGTAGCCGGTCTTCTCCTATCAGGTCTTATCTCTGATACCCTTTTGCTTAAATCACCAACTACTCACGAAACGGATCCCCAAGTAGCTAAGGAATTAGCTGAAATTGCTGGCGTCAACTTGGAAGAGTATGGCTTGGCTATGCTGAAAGCAGGGACTAACCTTTCAAGCAAGTCAGCTGAAGAATTGATTGATATTGATGCTAAGAGTTTTGAGCTCAATGGTAACAATGTGCGCGTGGCTCAGGTCAATACGGTTGATATTGATGAAGTTTTGGATCGTCAAGCTGAAATTGAAGAAGCTATCAGGGCCTCACAAGAAGCTAATGGCTACTCAGACTTTGTCTTGATGATTACAGATATTCTGAACTCCAATTCAGAAATTCTAGCACTTGGAGCTAACAGGGATAAGGTTGAAGCAGCCTTCAATTTCAAATTAGAAAACAATCATGCCTTCCTTGAAGGGGCTGTATCACGTAAGAAACAAGTGGTTCCGCAGTTGACGGAAAGTTTTAATGGATAA